The DNA window ttgccaactctgtccacatatctattcaggggataccatcatagggcctaatcacatcagccacactatcagaggctcgttcacctgcgcatctaccaatgtgatatatgccatcatgtgccagcaatgcccctctgccatgtacattggccaaactggacagtctctacgtaaaagaatgaatggacacaaatcagacgtcaagaattataacattcaaaaaccagttggagaacacttcaatctctctggtcactcgatcacagacctaagagtggctatccttcaacaaaaaagcttcaaaaacagactccaacgagagactgctgaattggaattaatttgcaaactggatacaattaacttaggcttgaatagagactgggaatggatgagtcattacacaaagtaaaactatttccccatggtatttctccctcccaccccaccccccactgttcctctgatattcttgttaactgctggaattagcctaccttgcttgtcaccatgaaaggttttcctccccccccccccccccccgctgctggtgatggcttatcttaagtgatcactctccttacagtgtgtatgataaacccattgtttcatgttctctgtgtgtgtgtgtatataaatctctcctctgttttttccaccaaatgcaactgatgaagtgagctgtagctcacgaaagcttatgctctaataaatatttgttagtctctaaggtgccacaagtactccttttctttttgcaaaatggaagGTTTCCATATTTTGTAAATGGTAGACTTTTATTAGAAATACCTCATTCCAATGTTCTGTAACTTGCTCCAAATTAGTTTTCGGTAGAAGAAAAGCATGTTCTTCTGGAACATGGTCTCGGTGATGTAGAAAAATGATCTGAGCAGCTGTACAATATAGGTATCCATCAGCCAGTATAGGAACTTGGCCAAAATTTCTTCACGGTAATGGTGTTCCAAAGCAGGAACAAAATGATCACCTACAATAAGTAGAATTCAATTATATTCAGAATCTGTAATTCACATTTCTAaaagccaacacacacacaaacacacactatttTTTAGGCTGAGTTTGGAAAAGGGAGACAGAGAAACTGCCAAACAATTTTACAGTAACTGGTCCCCCAAGCAGCATAacctcccattttttttttattaggcaGACTTTAAGCTTGTCACCTGTTAAGTATAAAGATAAAAAGAATAGTTTGTAGTTACAAAATGCTACTCAACCAATATAAGTATTGAAATGAACCATTCAGATCAGTGATAAATTTAGTGGTCCAGAGGAGAAATAATTATATCTAATTTACTTTCCCCACTCTCTACCCCTTGGCATGCAGAGAAAACTTTTGCATGCACAGTGGCAAGATATTGTAAGGGAAAAGACGAAACTGGCCCTAAATTATTACAAAGAAGAGAGATGTGAGCTATTAGCTCATAAGCAAATGATAAAAATTTTGAACCAGATTCCGAAATTAATGGGGGAGCCAGTGGGGCTAACTGAGGAAAAGCGCAGTCCTTGTGCTTCCTAATAAACTTCTACACAGATTAATTGCAGAGGTGGATTTTATTTAAGATGGAcatgataaataaaaaaaacttaattgcTGCAGTCTGGATCTCAGTTGAAGTTATCTTTGTTTTATCAAACATTGTACTAAAAATATTCTGATGGCCCAATAAAGTGAGATCACTTCAGATCACTGTCATATTCATGGCATCTTTTTTGGTAATCATGCAATGGAAGCAATAAAAATACTGCCCTACAATGCAAGATTTATGGTGCTCTgccagaaatattttcaaattaaatgcaaaatcatagaatatcaagattggaagggacctcaggaggtcatctagtccaatcccctgctcaaagcaggaccaatccccaatttttgccccgaatccctaaatggccccctcaaggattgaactcacaaccctaggtttaggggaccaatgctcaaaccactgagccatccctccccccaaaatcaaCATTAAATACAACATGCTAACAGGACAACTAAAATAAGTCAAGAAGCAAAAGGGTAAGATTCCTATAGAAATGTTAACTCAGCCATACGTCACATGGGTGATAATTTTGATTCCTGTTAAACATATTTCCAAACAAACAATACATTTCATAAGAGAATTACAGTTGaaactcattttccccatctgtaaaatgggaatacaaGCATTTCCTTGTCCCCAACCCTTTATATATCTAGCCTGAaagctctttaggacagggactctctacagcacctagcacaaaaggACCTCGATCTTGGTGGAAATCTGCcatagtttaaataaataaaataaaatggtgtTTCAATGGATGTCAGGTAACATCACCAAAAACCCCCACACTAAACGTTTGAAAAACTCTTTGAAAATGAAGTTGTAGCATCCAGCCAATAAAATACACATATGCAAGTAACACATTTGGAAGTTATCTTTGCAACAGATTGTTCATTTTCTACATACGGGCCAACAGATATAAATCTGTTACCATTATGGAATCAGCCTTTAGAGAAGAGATGGAAGACAGGAAAAAAGTTGCTGctattcatggagaaaaaaggttCCAATCTACCAAACTGCAAAGCATGCTTAAATTTTAAGCATATACCTAAGAGTTGTGCTGGATCATGGCCAAAAACCAAGATTCTACTGGAGTTTCTAGGGAGCATATTCTCTGAAATACAGTGAGTCAAAAAGATATTAGCTGAAATTTAAGAATTTGGGACACTAAAAATTTGTATCCAGTTATTTTGAAAATTCATTTTCTCATGCACCCAGAATTACTAACCAAAATATTTGTGTTATGGTTGGACGCAGCATGACAAGTATCAAGATAATGAATGTCAAAAAATATTAAGTGTTGAAACAGCAACGGACTAGTTGAATCTCATATCTGTAAGACTGCCTTCTTCATTTTCACTAAACTTATAAAAATATATCCATGAATGAGACTCTATGAAATTTCAAGCAAAAAATTAGTTTGGGGGTATTTAGAGGGGTGGGGACggtgaaaaaaaaagtcaaacttaTAAAATATGGGTAGCTGGAGCTCCAACCTATGAAGGAACTAGCACTCCTCCCTAATAATTTTACTATTTCAATTTTACAATATATCCATGATGAAGGAACTAGCACTCCTCCCTAATAACTTTACTATTTCAATTTTACAATATATCCATGATTGTGTATTAGGGCTTCATTAACATTTCTGTAGGACCCTtaactttttcatttcctttctcaAACATGTAAACTTCAGAGTGGTATTAACATAGGTCTTCCATTTAAATTTCCTCTCTTAAATaaagaggaaagggaaaggaatttCCCATTCTTAATAATGTTAGCCTTTAGTTCCTAGTTGGGaaatgtctacactagcaagcctATGCCAGCGTTGCCCCCTAATATAGACATATTaagtgatttttcagttcatAATAAATTTTAGAGCAAACCAGTTCCCCCAGACTTAACAGGGGGTGATCATTAATGAGGATCTGTATACTATCTTTGAAATTTAAAagttcatttaaatttaaaactaatcATTTGCTAGTTATCTGTCCTGAGAAAAAAAAGCACAACCTGGCAGCAAGAGAGGCCTGTGCCAGTTTGGGTCACATATATACGTTTCTAAATGACGTACTGTCATACAATATGGACTATCTAGTTTGATATCCTGTCTCTAATATTGTCTGGTAcctgatgtttcagagaaagGACAGCATCCACCCCacgaaggaattttcctccaaactAATGCCCATCCCCAGAACAGCTTAGTATAAAATTTATATCCTGCAGGATAAGGGTctctctgaagttttttttttttttttatatcaatAAGCTCAATAGTTCTAAAAAATTCTGCTGATCTCTTGGGAGTCATTTATTTCTTTAGCCAGCAAATTCCAGAGTTTAATTCTGCATTTTGTAGAAGGGTATTTTCTTTTgccagttttaaatttgttaccTTTCAGTTTAATTGGATGTCCTCTCATAATTCATGAGTTCCCAGCTGCCCTTCTctatatcatttattattttctatatctctatcatatccactctctaaactaaacagtgatcccctctcctccccccccggacACTTTctacatattttgttttgagttaagGTGACCAAAACTGAACAAAGTATTCATTGCGAGAGTCATGCCATCCAATAAGCATAATTTCAGATCTAATGTATTAAAACACAGTGAAGAAATTTAAGAAATCACCTTCAGGCAGGGAcatggaaaatgtatttaaagagTGAAAGTTTCAAGTACATAGAAACAGGGAGTTATAAAGCAACCTGTCTAGCACTATCTCGGACCAGTTGGTATAatttttagtcacaggtatttttggtaacagtcatggacaggtcatgggcaataaacaaaaattcacagcctgtgatcTATCCATGacttataataaaaataagtgtgattaaatcttggggggagggagagggagaatttTGCTGGAAGCGTGGGGAGCCgctgctggagggtgggggggcgcGCATGGGGCCAGCGAACCacagctgctccagccagccGCCCAAGGACCGCCGCCCGGGGCCAGCGGACCATGGCTGCTCCGGGACTGCTGctgggggctgctggagcagcggctggtgtggctgtcctgGGGACCACCTAAGCAGCTGActccagagccagctgcttgggcgaCCCTGGGGGCAGCCACATTGgcccctgcagaagtcatggaaggtcatagaatccgtgacttctgcgaCCTCCAGGACAGACACAGAGCCCTAATAATAAGCAACCACACTAGCCTTTCAACACTGAACATTCAGTTCAAGCCCTCACTTGGGTTAAATCTGAACATTGGTCAGCTGCCTCCACTGTATAGTGCCTTATTTTAATATTACAATTAGTACCTTTGATCACACGAAGCCATGTACAGTCATTCACTCTCATCTTCCACATCAATTCCTGCAAAGAAAACCTGGCAAATTTTCCCAGGGAGATAAatgttttcacattttttaaaaagcggcACTTGTTATAGCTAGAACCCCACAGTTCTTCTGGTACCACCAGGTCTAAACATTCCCGCACAAAAACATACACCTGCCAGTGGCTGCTGTGCTGTCTGAGAAGCGCCTTCAAGCCAGGATCACAGAATTCTTTAgcattttgtctttcattttctgtttgccCCAACACAAATTTCTCAGGGCTGCTTAAGATACTTAAATCCGTTGAAGTTCTTTTAGAAAGCAAACACGAACCATTTGGAACATCAGTGTAACCACCTTCTCTGCTATTGCTTGTCAAACATATAGGAGGCTCTTTCCCAACTTGACCTTCTGCTTCCCTATCAATCTGTACTCTGTCACATGAAACTGACTGACAAATTGTGTCAGTTTTGCTTGAATTTGTCTCAGAAATCCAGACAGgacaattcttttttaaaagtaccaAATAGGGACACTTTGCATGATTCTTTAACAATTTTTGAAATACATCTCTCATCTGCCAATAGCGTTTGGGCAATCTCTTCTTTCTCCAGTTGTAACTTGCTATGTTTTCACTGCATTTTTGCGCCAACATTTTGCTGTTTAAGAATATCGTTTCTACAAGCTGTTGTCCCCCTGCTTGGCAGCCCTTTAAGCGATTCAATAAAAATGATTTAGGAAAACATTCTTGGAAGCTCCTGGAAGAATACAAGAGACATTTCCTCCCAATGTACACTCTGGAACGTGAGATTTTATTGGATAGCTTCTTAGCTATATTAGTTGGGGGGCACTTAAGtcctctgtattttaaaaatttatcttCTGCTTTTTTCATTTGTACAGAACCAACCTGAAATTTACAGATATCTAGCTCTACTCCCTCTCTGCTGGAATTTGTTTTAGTATCAGTGCTAGATTTATAAAGTTTATTACGCTGAACATGCAGCCTTAACGAATTCTCATCATCTGTCACAGACTTTTCCTTACTATCTTGAACTTCCTGCACTAAAGATGGTGCATCAGGAGTCTCTGCTCTACCCTCATTTTCTTGAGAAATGgactttattttaataaagttatTTACAGAAAATGATTCTACACATGAAAGAGACTGTGCATCATAAATGATGTCCAAAGTGAACTTGTTTTTATCTACATTAGATCCAAAGCTCCAAGCatcctcttcttcccttaggTTTATCTTCATCCTTTTAGCTGTAACTTCAAATTGATCCCTATCAAGCTTCCTTTTTGAAGGTGTGGCTGTAGCAACTGGATATAGGTTAGGTCCTCTGAGATTTTCCAGGTTTCCAGTGACCATTCTgacctgtttgtttgctttagaaTTTTGCCCAACAGCTCCCTTAGCTGTGGCAGAATGCTCATAATCAGGCGCAGAGCCTTGTGTTTTATTATTCCTTTGACTTTTAGTGCTCAAGATATTAATTTCTGATCTTGGTTTCCATTTCCACCTGTTTGTCTTTGATAACTGACATTTTTTTTGCATGTAGTCAAACAGAATATTATGTCTACTTTTTGAATATCTTTGTTTTACAAACACTGTGGAAGGTCCTGCATTACTTGAAGTAAGCTCATACATAGGCTGCCCACATATTTGATAAGAGCAACTCGGTGGCACTAGCATAAAGATAGCACAGTGTTCCAATAAATACATCATAATATCATCCCCTATCCTGCTCAATAATGTTTCCCATAGCACACTCATCCGAAGAGTTTCTGTTGCAGTATTAGGTAGATAGCTGCATATATTTGAAGTAGACATAACCTGCGAATAGGAACTGTTTTCATCCAATAATGCATACCCAAATGCaaggacatttttcttctttttttcacaAAGTCTTTGAATGACTCTTATGACTACTTCACTCTCACTAGAtaactgaagagagagagaaaaaaaagttaattttacatGTCAGACCCCCTTATAAACAACAGATACACCTTTTTATTAAAAGGTGTATGCAAGAGAATACAAAACCCCATATTCTGGTTTTagattaagacttttaaaaacaagattaaGGATTGTGCCACATTatgtcacatttgaaaattcctACTCCAGGCTTTGACATATTGAAAGCTACAACTCTGAATTTAGGCAAGTCAGTAGCCTCTCAGTTCCCCTTATGTAAAATTGGCAaaattctctcttccccctcactcAACGTCtatcctgtctatttagattgtaaattccaaACTCCAGAGGCTGTCTCTTACTGCTTGTCTGAACACAGCACTTAATacaggggtagccaacctgagtgtgagaaggagccagaatttaccaatgtacattgccaaagaaccagagtaataggtcagcagcccccccatcagcttccccgCCCCTGTTctcagcgcctcccacccaccggcagccccaacAATcaatgcctccccctccctccccgcacctcctgatcagctgtttcatggtgtgcaggaggctctggggggaggggggatgagcGAGAGCAGGGCATTCTCAGGGGAGGgcatgggaaggggtggaataggggcagggcctgtggcagaaccaggggttgagcagcgagcaccccccggcacactggaaagttggcgtcTGTAGCTACAgtcccagagtcagtgcctatacaacgagccgcatattaacttctgaagagccacacgTGGCTCCAGAGctccaggttggccacccctgacctaaCACAACAGGGTCCCAGTCTTGGTTGGGGCCTTCAAGTGCTACTGtaaaattaacaacaacaaaatatcagCTCATGGTTTTACAAATTGGTCAATAAGCTTATAGCTGGAGTCCCATTTCAATAATTTTATACAGTAGCTTTGAGAGAGAAATCCAGTGCATTCTTCTACAAGagggaaaaaattattttgttgtttacaTAATAGAACAGAATTGTTTCCCTTTAGATTTTCctaaaatgtgaaaatattcAGCTCTGATTATAgatactagattcatagatactaaggtcagaagggaccattctgatcatgtagtccgacctcctgcacaacgcaggccacagaatctcacccacccactcctacgaaaaacctcacctatgtctgagctattgaagtcctcaaatcgtggtttaaagacttcaaggagcagagaagcctccctcaagtgacccgtgccccatgctacagaggaaggtgaaaagcctccagggcctcttccaatctgccctggaggaaaattccttcccgaccccaaatatggcaatcggttaaaccatgagcatatgggcaagattcaccagccagaaacaGATTACACAaactactgtttttaatatttagatgTTAATGTATAAGGAAAATACAAAAGCAGATAACTTTACATATATAATCTTTTATTTAACCCTGATTTGACTCTGATCTAGATGTAGCTTAGGGACCAGGAAACTTGTTCTCATCCATCACCATCAAGGAAAGGGGAAGAACCACCCCACTGCAGGGCTTTCTAAGAgacagcccctggccccaggtcACAGAGATTACCTAGTCCCAAGAATAAAAGCAATCATCCGAGTGGCTGTTGTCTTAACGAAAAATTGCATGATCTAACCCACACACAAGCCAAGAgtagagaagaaaagaagaacaGAGGAGAAAACAGGAGCAGCACCATTACATGTGGAGGGCAAGGAGCAGGGTCGACAGCAGATCCACGAGCCAATTAAAAAGCACAGAAAAAACAACAGAGCTCtgtgattcccccctcccctcccgctttTGTGGGGGCAGCTGAGCGATCTGGGACCGGAGGGAAAAAGAGAAATGGGTATTTGCAGCAACCACTCATCGGGTGCAAACGCATTTATAGATTCCAGAAATGCCCACCGCCATGCTGACTGCCGCCCAGGCAGCACTACCACCCCCGCGCTGGGCATTTCACAAACGCTGCTTCagtgagaagagaagagaagagaagagaagagaagagaagagaagccaGCCACGGAAGAGCAGAGAGGCTCTTCCTTGCAGACGGGGTTGCTCTGGTGCTTGCTAGACTACAAGCAGCCAGAGGAACTGCCGAGCCCAGGCCAGGAGTACAACCTCCGCTGTTCGAAAGAAGATTAATTCCAGTGGCTTTCAGGAGTCAGGAACCATTCATTTCGCTCCAGCAAGAGGCTTGCGGTGTGCGCGATAGCTGCCCACCAGCCTCCCGAAAGCGTCCTCCCGCTGCCCAGCGAACGCCGACCCCAGGCAGTACCTGTtggaaggagaggggctgggggatggCTCGGGCTCCCCGGGGGACGCACACCACGCACCGAGACACAAACGTCCGATAGAGCTCGGAGTCTCCGCGCTGCAGCAGTTCAGCTTCGCCAGGCCCGCAGGCAGCCGCCTCCCGGAGCCTCTGCACAAACTGTTCAAGCCCCAGCACGTCGGCATAGCAGCCTTCCAGCATGGCCAGCACGGCACGAAAGGGCCCAGAGCCTGCCATGCTTCTGGAGCCGACCCACCTTTCCCAGAAGCGCTGATGCCTCCCTCCCGGACCCACAAACTCCACGTGGGCTGCTGCACCTACTGAGTTCCCGGGGCTGGGAGCTACGGCGGCGACAGCTGCCCACTCCCCCTCCGCCCCAGGCCTATGAGCGCCTGCACATGCTCACACTCCTGCCTGCGCAGACCTAGCGCGCGAGCCTGTTCGCACGGCGGCCGCAGGGCCGGCACGAGCCCACCGGGGGAGCCGTCCGCTGAGCGGGCTTCACCAGCGCCGCACGCGCCCCGCCGCGCGGGCAAGGGGAGCTGAGGTCAGCGGCGAGCCGGGCGGGAGTGGAGGTGGAGGCAGGCCCCGGGGCCCGGCTGGAGGAAGCACGCTGTTTCGGCGGGGAGCGAACTGCTTTCACACGCTATTTGTCAGGACTGCGCAGCGACCGCTTACGGTCCCTGTGGAGGGAGAATGCGCTTAAACAAGGAGCTTCCGAAGGAGACTCgtggagagagaaggtggggaggCCGGTGTGGGGCTAGGACGGGGAGACAGCCATCCCTCCACGTTCTTTATCTGGGCGTCTCCATGCCATGCGCACACTGCACCGCCTGATCGATCCACACTTAGGCCAGTGCCGCCACCAGCTTCTGGGTATCGCATATTTGGGTGCTTTGTGATGCACTCACCATGAGTGATTGCATCAGCACAGACGCGGTGTACCACAGGTAAGTAGGTCCGCATGCCCCGTGTTGCTGGCCAGCTTAGTGCCTTGCGGTGTGTTTTCACAGTGCTTTATGATACAGGAGTGATTTGCCAAGGGATTTCTAAGCGCTGGAGAGCAAGTTCCCACGGAgccactttctccatcccataattttcatgccgTTTTTTAAAACTCCCACAGTCCTGAGCACCACTTTCTAGTCCCCAGCATTGCTCTGGCAGAAGCATGCATCCTGCACAGCTCAGTGCAGTTCTCATGAGTGTTGCTAATACACGATTCTCCTGTATATTCAGAACTTGAACAAATACTATTACaacctagggttaccatatgtccaggttttcccaggtccagacattttctcttttttgactCTCTGCCCTCTCCCTAGGTGTATTTTTCAATTAAGAGGCAATGTGTGGGATTTTTGCAGCTCAGAAAGCAGAGGGGTCAACTTTCTAACTTCTCTGGGGGTGCTCAATCTCTGCTCTGCGCACCCTGccctcaccctgcctcttcctgtccccactcttccccccagtgccttctgcacactgctgaacagttGATCACCAGCAGGCaagaggcgctggggggaggggaaggagctgattaTCAGGGCTGCcagggggtgctgagcacccactattttttttttctgtggttgcttcagccccggagcacccacagagtcagtgcctgtgTCAGAAGGAGTCCTCTCTATGCCCTGATTGGTCCTTTCCTGCATCCGCAGCTGATTGGTCTATTCCTCTGCGGCCACAGCTTCCAGATCCCAcccacccaggccccagctcccagctcccagctctggggtggagggccTGCATGGATGTGCTGACTGGCAGCTTGCACTGGGTCCTGGCCTTGCACCAGCCATTCTGACACTGTGACAGGGAGCAACACTACTCCCCACCAAGAGAGTGAGGCTGCAGGTACCTTCTTTAGCACCTCCCAGGTACTCCCTCCAGTACAGACACACCCCTCCAGTGCACGCACACACCCTCCAGCACCCACCAGCTACCCCTTTCCAGTATACTCACGCCCTTCCAGCACCTCCAAATACCCACTCCAAGTACACAtaacccctccagcaccccctaaATACCCATGccagtatacacacacacctccagcACTGTCCAACTgtccccccatccagctccctcccccggcagtgtcctctttttgggaacctgaaatatggtaaacCTAATTACAGCTGGCGGTGTGATGGGGAAAATGCAGAGATGTTCAAGCACAGTAACTGGACGCTGATTGACACAGTGAAAATAAAAACGCCAGGTTGGGGCTGACATACACAGAGCAGCTCCACAAGGTGAATTGACATTTCTAGAcccaagaaatgagcactgattggtgggatccTATCTTAATGCAGTTTTGGGTAAATGAGCAATGGCTGTAGAACATTCACATGCTAAAGGCCACATTACtggatgaaaaggagtacttgtggcaccttagagactaacaaatttattagagcataagctttcgtgagctacagctcacttcatcggatgcatttggtggaaaaaacagaggagagatttatatacacacacacagagaacatgaaacaatgggtttatcatacacactgtaaggagagtgatcacttaagataagccatcacccacagcaggggggggaaaggaggaaaaccttccatggtgacaagtaggtaggctaattccagcagttaacaagaatatcagaggaacagtggggggtggggtgggggggagaaataccatggggaaatagttttactttgtgtaatgactcatccattcccagtctctattcaagcctaagttaattgtatccagtttgcaaattaattccaattcagcagtctctcgttggagtctgtttttgaagcttttttgttgaaggatagccactcttaggtctgtgatcgagtgaccagagagattgaagtgttctccaactggtttttgaatgttataattcttgacgtctgatttgtgtccattcattcttttacgtagagactgtccagtttggccaatgtacatggcagaggggcattgctggcacatgatggcatatatcacattggtagatgcgcaggtgaacgagcctctgatagtgtggctgatgtgattaggccctatgatggtatcccctgaatagatatgtggacagagttggcaacgggctttgttgcaaggataggttcctgggttagtggttctgttgacctaagagtggctatccttcaacaaaaaagcttcaaaaacagactccaacgagagactgctgaattggaattaatttgcaaactggatacaattaacttaggcttgaatagagactgggaatggatgagtcattacacaaagtaaaactatttccccatggtatttctcccccccaccccaccccccactgttcctctgatattcttgttaactgctggaattagcctacctacttgtcaccatggaaggttttc is part of the Dermochelys coriacea isolate rDerCor1 chromosome 2, rDerCor1.pri.v4, whole genome shotgun sequence genome and encodes:
- the TERT gene encoding telomerase reverse transcriptase isoform X4 is translated as MAGSGPFRAVLAMLEGCYADVLGLEQFVQRLREAAACGPGEAELLQRGDSELYRTFVSRCVVCVPRGARAIPQPLSFQQLSSESEVVIRVIQRLCEKKKKNVLAFGYALLDENSSYSQVMSTSNICSYLPNTATETLRMSVLWETLLSRIGDDIMMYLLEHCAIFMLVPPSCSYQICGQPMYELTSSNAGPSTVFVKQRYSKSRHNILFDYMQKKCQLSKTNRWKWKPRSEINILSTKSQRNNKTQGSAPDYEHSATAKGAVGQNSKANKQVRMVTGNLENLRGPNLYPVATATPSKRKLDRDQFEVTAKRMKINLREEEDAWSFGSNVDKNKFTLDIIYDAQSLSCVESFSVNNFIKIKSISQENEGRAETPDAPSLVQEVQDSKEKSVTDDENSLRLHVQRNKLYKSSTDTKTNSSREGVELDICKFQVGSVQMKKAEDKFLKYRGLKCPPTNIAKKLSNKISRSRVYIGRKCLLYSSRSFQECFPKSFLLNRLKGCQAGGQQLVETIFLNSKMLAQKCSENIASYNWRKKRLPKRYWQMRDVFQKLLKNHAKCPYLVLLKKNCPVWISETNSSKTDTICQSVSCDRVQIDREAEGQVGKEPPICLTSNSREGGYTDVPNGSCLLSKRTSTDLSILSSPEKFVLGQTENERQNAKEFCDPGLKALLRQHSSHWQVYVFVRECLDLVVPEELWGSSYNKCRFLKNVKTFISLGKFARFSLQELMWKMRVNDCTWLRVIKENMLPRNSSRILVFGHDPAQLLGDHFVPALEHHYREEILAKFLYWLMDTYIVQLLRSFFYITETMFQKNMLFFYRKLIWSKLQNIGMRNHFAKVHLRALSAEEIEKVQQKKCVPMASKLRFIPKPNGLRPIVKVNSVVGAKTLNRKSRDKKVHYFNTQLKNLFSVLNYERTENTSLLGSSVFGKDDIYKIWRKFVSEVLESNDKIPRFYYVKADVTGAYDTIPHDKLVEVVSQILDPEKRTVYCIRRYAVIKITMSGQIRKYYRRHVSTFKDFMSHMRLFVSHLQESTSLQNAIVVEQSLSLNETSSSLFAFFLQMIHNNILEIEGRYYLQCCGIPQGSILSTLLCSLCYGDMENKLFCGIQRDGVLIRLIDDFLLLTPHLTLAKTFLRTLATGIPEYGFLINPKKTVMNFPVDEDIPGCSEFKQLPYCGVIPWCGLLLDIQTLEVYCDYSSYACTSIRSSLSFNSSSTAGKNMKYKLVTVLKLKCHSLFLNLQINSLRTVFMNIYKIFLLQAYRFHACVLQLPFNQQVRKNPCFFLRIISDTASCCYSILKTKNTGIALGTKGASGLFPSEAAEWLCYHAFIIKLTNHKVVYKCLLRSLKI
- the TERT gene encoding telomerase reverse transcriptase isoform X3: MAGSGPFRAVLAMLEGCYADVLGLEQFVQRLREAAACGPGEAELLQRGDSELYRTFVSRCVVCVPRGARAIPQPLSFQQLSSESEVVIRVIQRLCEKKKKNVLAFGYALLDENSSYSQVMSTSNICSYLPNTATETLRMSVLWETLLSRIGDDIMMYLLEHCAIFMLVPPSCSYQICGQPMYELTSSNAGPSTVFVKQRYSKSRHNILFDYMQKKCQLSKTNRWKWKPRSEINILSTKSQRNNKTQGSAPDYEHSATAKGAVGQNSKANKQVRMVTGNLENLRGPNLYPVATATPSKRKLDRDQFEVTAKRMKINLREEEDAWSFGSNVDKNKFTLDIIYDAQSLSCVESFSVNNFIKIKSISQENEGRAETPDAPSLVQEVQDSKEKSVTDDENSLRLHVQRNKLYKSSTDTKTNSSREGVELDICKFQVGSVQMKKAEDKFLKYRGLKCPPTNIAKKLSNKISRSRVYIGRKCLLYSSRSFQECFPKSFLLNRLKGCQAGGQQLVETIFLNSKMLAQKCSENIASYNWRKKRLPKRYWQMRDVFQKLLKNHAKCPYLVLLKKNCPVWISETNSSKTDTICQSVSCDRVQIDREAEGQVGKEPPICLTSNSREGGYTDVPNGSCLLSKRTSTDLSILSSPEKFVLGQTENERQNAKEFCDPGLKALLRQHSSHWQVYVFVRECLDLVVPEELWGSSYNKCRFLKNVKTFISLGKFARFSLQELMWKMRVNDCTWLRVIKENMLPRNSSRILVFGHDPAQLLGDHFVPALEHHYREEILAKFLYWLMDTYIVQLLRSFFYITETMFQKNMLFFYRKLIWSKLQNIGMRNHFAKVHLRALSAEEIEKVQQKKCVPMASKLRFIPKPNGLRPIVKVNSVVGAKTLNRKSRDKKVHYFNTQLKNLFSVLNYERTENTSLLGSSVFGKDDIYKIWRKFVSEVLESNDKIPRFYYVKADVTGAYDTIPHDKLVEVVSQILDPEKRTVYCIRRYAVIKITMSGQIRKYYRRHVSTFKDFMSHMRLFVSHLQESTSLQNAIVVEQSLSLNETSSSLFAFFLQMIHNNILEIEGRYYLQCCGIPQGSILSTLLCSLCYGDMENKLFCGIQRDGVLIRLIDDFLLLTPHLTLAKTFLRTLATGIPEYGFLINPKKTVMNFPVDEDIPGCSEFKQLPYCGVIPWCGLLLDIQTLEVYCDYSSYACTSIRSSLSFNSSSTAGKNMKYKLVTVLKLKCHSLFLNLQINSLRTVFMNIYKIFLLQAYRFHACVLQLPFNQQVRKNPCFFLRIISDTASCCYSILKTKNTGIALGTKGASGLFPSEAAEWLCYHAFIIKLTNHKVVYKCLLRSLKISQTL